One window from the genome of Portunus trituberculatus isolate SZX2019 unplaced genomic scaffold, ASM1759143v1 PGA_scaffold_202__28_contigs__length_962959, whole genome shotgun sequence encodes:
- the LOC123500313 gene encoding cofilin/actin-depolymerizing factor homolog: protein MASGVTVADGIQKAYSDIKTGKKYRYMIFYIKDEKEIDIEKFGERDETYDDFLNCLSSLGPDKCRYGLYDFEYERSFQGTSESKMNKLILMSWCPDTAKIKTKMLYSTSFSALKQALEGIQKYIQATDMSEASYESVLEKCTASDRA from the coding sequence ATGGCATCTGGAGTAACTGTTGCAGATGGCATTCAGAAAGCCTACTCTGACATCAAAACtgggaaaaaatatagatatatGATATTCTAtattaaagatgaaaaagaaattgataTAGAGAAATTTGGTGAGAGGGATGAAACCTATGATGATTTCCTGAATTGTCTTAGCAGTTTGGGACCAGACAAATGTCGCTATGGTTTGTATGATTTTGAGTATGAACGCTCTTTCCAAGGAACCTCCGAATCAAAAATGAACAAACTTATTCTTATGTCTTGGTGCCCTGATACTGCCAAAATTAAGACCAAAATGCTTTATTCCACTAGCTTCAGTGCTCTCAAACAGGCACTGGAAGGCATACAGAAGTACATACAAGCAACTGACATGTCTGAAGCTTCCTATGAAAGTGTCTTAGAGAAGTGCACTGCTTCAGACCGTGCTTGA